A region from the Cystobacter ferrugineus genome encodes:
- a CDS encoding lytic polysaccharide monooxygenase, with the protein MRKPNKSVSRAAIVGLTSLGLVLPLDAALAHGGLTFPATRTYACYLDGKAGGGGGDLQPTNPACVEAVALGGKNPLWNWFGNLISNAGGRHREIIPDGKLCGPTPLFDAYNLAHPAWPTTTLKSGTTITIRYNAWAPHPGTWYQYVTRDGWDPSQPLKWSDLEPVPFDTVTDPPINGSGPDGAEYTWSAQLPVGKSGRHIIYSIWQRSDSPEAFYNCSDVIFDSGAPDAEAPTAPGTPTASGVTGTTADLSWAAAHDNQGVVGYDVYHLMGSTPHRMASPTGTSTRLTGLTPSTAYSFYVVARDAAGNLSPASGVVSFTTTDTAPTGNCHVVYTEPNKWSGGFTGNIQITNTGTSAISGWTLQWEYGAGQTVINGWGAKLFQHHSSVSAENEAWTGTIPPNGSVTIGFNANSPTPNAPAPAAFLLNGTLCTTP; encoded by the coding sequence ATGCGAAAGCCAAACAAGAGCGTGTCTCGTGCAGCGATCGTCGGTCTGACCTCCCTGGGGCTGGTGTTGCCCCTCGACGCGGCGCTGGCCCACGGCGGACTGACGTTCCCCGCGACCCGGACCTATGCCTGCTACCTGGATGGCAAGGCGGGCGGTGGGGGAGGCGATCTGCAACCCACCAACCCGGCCTGTGTCGAGGCCGTGGCCCTGGGCGGAAAGAATCCGCTCTGGAACTGGTTCGGCAACCTCATCAGCAACGCGGGGGGCCGGCACCGGGAGATCATCCCGGATGGGAAGCTGTGCGGACCCACGCCGCTCTTCGACGCCTACAACCTGGCGCACCCGGCCTGGCCCACGACGACTCTCAAGTCGGGCACGACCATCACCATCCGGTACAACGCGTGGGCGCCGCACCCCGGCACCTGGTACCAGTACGTGACCCGGGATGGGTGGGATCCGAGCCAGCCGCTGAAGTGGTCCGACCTGGAGCCGGTGCCCTTCGACACGGTCACCGATCCGCCAATCAACGGCAGTGGTCCGGATGGCGCCGAGTACACGTGGAGTGCGCAGTTGCCGGTGGGCAAGAGCGGACGGCACATCATCTATTCCATCTGGCAGCGCTCGGACAGCCCGGAGGCCTTCTACAACTGCTCCGACGTGATCTTCGACAGCGGAGCGCCGGATGCCGAGGCGCCCACCGCCCCCGGGACGCCCACCGCGAGCGGCGTGACCGGGACGACCGCCGACCTGAGCTGGGCCGCCGCGCACGACAACCAGGGCGTGGTGGGCTACGACGTGTACCACCTGATGGGCTCCACCCCCCATCGGATGGCCTCGCCCACGGGCACCTCCACCCGCCTCACGGGCCTGACGCCCTCGACCGCGTATTCCTTCTACGTGGTCGCGCGTGATGCCGCGGGCAACCTCTCCCCGGCCTCTGGCGTGGTCTCGTTCACCACGACGGACACCGCGCCCACCGGGAACTGCCATGTGGTCTACACCGAGCCCAACAAGTGGTCCGGTGGCTTCACCGGCAACATCCAGATCACCAACACCGGAACCAGCGCCATCTCCGGCTGGACGCTGCAGTGGGAGTACGGCGCTGGCCAGACGGTGATCAACGGCTGGGGCGCGAAGCTCTTCCAGCATCATTCCTCGGTGAGCGCGGAGAACGAGGCCTGGACCGGTACGATCCCCCCGAACGGCTCGGTCACCATCGGGTTCAACGCGAACTCGCCGACGCCCAACGCTCCGGCGCCGGCCGCCTTCCTGCTCAACGGCACGCTCTGCACCACGCCTTGA
- a CDS encoding CBS domain-containing protein has translation MDGRVQGAVEEWVSRATTLFAGDTIVAALRVMQELGVRRLPVVDEEHGELLGEITEEELRRLWRISPLASMEEILSGQLETVPENDPAGRPHLKHAAPLVDYHGAHGRWLH, from the coding sequence ATGGACGGGCGGGTACAGGGAGCGGTGGAGGAATGGGTCTCGCGGGCGACCACGTTGTTCGCCGGGGACACCATCGTGGCGGCGCTCCGGGTGATGCAGGAACTCGGAGTGCGCCGGCTGCCGGTGGTGGATGAGGAGCACGGCGAGCTCCTGGGAGAAATCACCGAGGAGGAGCTGCGCCGGTTGTGGAGGATCTCCCCGCTGGCCAGCATGGAGGAAATTCTTTCAGGCCAGCTCGAGACGGTACCGGAGAATGATCCGGCCGGGCGACCCCACCTCAAACATGCCGCGCCACTCGTGGACTACCACGGAGCCCACGGGCGCTGGCTCCACTGA
- a CDS encoding isopenicillin N synthase family dioxygenase, with the protein MNIPTVDLADLSSNDPSRVERGAMALREAFGVFGLVYVKNHGVDAQALDRLYDAFGAFIARPTEAKRPYGRADIWYQRGWTPPNTEVAVASNGQPDFKECYFAAPYPPDKSSVLEFPNLYPDNIWPEDAPPYFQEGLLALGRSLHEAGLSLLRGAAVALGVPETTFTGFCERGPHVTRALQYLPLKPAQVNTGILWGEEHTDFNLLTLLPGGRFLDPQARPAPRPDDQSGLYLRTRATPEEPKGRLVRGVAPAGCIVAQVGQQLELLTGGTFLATPHVITAPGVPGWQRQSAAHFMHVHTSTVLFPLEKFRTPEAIQNYAPPVLAGTYDIKTLVDIGLAPPDALNQLGYRHYDRLHRMRANAAST; encoded by the coding sequence ATGAACATTCCCACTGTGGACCTCGCCGATCTCTCGTCGAATGACCCTTCCCGTGTCGAGCGCGGCGCGATGGCGCTCCGGGAAGCCTTCGGTGTCTTCGGACTCGTCTACGTGAAGAACCATGGCGTCGATGCCCAGGCGCTCGACCGGCTCTATGACGCGTTCGGTGCGTTCATCGCCCGGCCCACCGAGGCCAAGCGCCCCTACGGCCGCGCCGACATCTGGTACCAGCGAGGTTGGACGCCGCCGAACACCGAGGTCGCCGTGGCCAGCAATGGTCAGCCCGACTTCAAGGAGTGCTACTTCGCCGCGCCCTACCCGCCCGACAAGAGCTCCGTGCTCGAGTTCCCGAACCTCTACCCCGACAACATCTGGCCGGAGGACGCGCCGCCCTACTTCCAGGAAGGACTGCTCGCGCTGGGCCGCTCGCTGCACGAGGCGGGGTTGTCGCTCCTGCGGGGAGCCGCCGTGGCGCTCGGCGTGCCCGAGACGACCTTCACCGGATTCTGTGAGCGGGGCCCCCACGTCACCCGGGCGCTGCAGTACCTGCCACTGAAGCCCGCGCAGGTGAACACCGGCATCCTCTGGGGCGAGGAGCACACGGACTTCAACCTGCTCACGCTGCTGCCCGGTGGCCGGTTCCTGGATCCCCAGGCCCGCCCCGCGCCCCGGCCGGATGATCAGAGCGGACTGTACCTGCGCACCCGCGCCACCCCCGAGGAGCCCAAGGGCCGGCTCGTGCGAGGCGTCGCGCCCGCCGGGTGCATCGTCGCGCAGGTGGGCCAGCAGTTGGAGCTCCTCACCGGCGGCACGTTCCTGGCGACGCCGCACGTCATCACCGCGCCCGGCGTGCCCGGCTGGCAGCGGCAGTCCGCCGCGCACTTCATGCACGTGCACACGAGCACGGTGCTCTTCCCCCTGGAGAAGTTCCGCACCCCCGAGGCCATCCAGAACTACGCGCCGCCGGTGCTCGCGGGCACGTACGACATCAAGACCCTGGTGGACATCGGCCTGGCGCCCCCGGACGCGCTCAACCAGCTCGGCTACCGGCACTACGACCGGCTCCACCGCATGCGCGCGAACGCCGCCAGCACCTGA
- a CDS encoding RNA polymerase factor sigma-32, producing MTQASAFSSADSLSTYLSEISQYPLLSVQEEQALARRFKQGDMAAGHRLVTSNLRFAVKVSYEYRSYGLKMSDLIQEANIGLMKAVQKFDADKGIRLISYAVWWIRAYIQNYVLKNWSLVKLGTTQAQRRLFFALARTRRELEKMGPGEGNIVDAEEIARKLNVKATEVREMEQRMGGRDLSLDAPVGDEGDATHMDFVESESISQVDEVADRQEADLTRARIRQALTRLDPRERFIIEHRVMGDSEMTLSELGEHFGFSRERARQLEIRAKDKLKAELMSLMAEREQDSAVYAG from the coding sequence ATGACCCAGGCCTCCGCCTTCTCCTCCGCCGACTCCCTCTCCACCTACCTCTCGGAGATCAGCCAGTACCCGCTGCTGTCCGTGCAGGAGGAGCAGGCGCTCGCGCGGCGCTTCAAGCAGGGCGACATGGCCGCCGGCCACCGCCTGGTGACGAGCAACTTGCGCTTCGCGGTGAAGGTCTCCTACGAGTACCGCTCCTACGGTCTGAAGATGTCCGACCTCATCCAGGAGGCGAACATCGGCCTGATGAAGGCGGTGCAGAAGTTCGACGCGGACAAGGGCATCCGCCTCATCTCCTACGCGGTGTGGTGGATCCGCGCGTACATCCAGAACTACGTGCTGAAGAACTGGAGCCTGGTGAAGCTGGGCACCACGCAGGCCCAGCGCCGGCTGTTCTTCGCCCTGGCCCGCACGCGCCGCGAGCTGGAGAAGATGGGCCCCGGCGAGGGCAACATCGTCGACGCGGAGGAGATCGCCCGCAAGCTCAACGTGAAGGCCACCGAGGTGCGCGAGATGGAGCAGCGCATGGGTGGCAGGGACTTGTCGCTGGACGCGCCGGTGGGTGACGAGGGCGACGCCACGCACATGGACTTCGTGGAGTCCGAGAGCATCTCCCAGGTGGACGAGGTGGCCGACCGCCAGGAGGCGGACCTGACGCGCGCCCGCATCCGCCAGGCGCTCACCCGGCTGGATCCGCGCGAGCGCTTCATCATCGAGCACCGGGTGATGGGTGACTCGGAGATGACGCTGAGCGAGCTGGGCGAGCACTTCGGCTTCTCGCGCGAGCGCGCGCGCCAGTTGGAGATCCGCGCCAAGGACAAGCTCAAGGCCGAGCTGATGTCGCTCATGGCCGAGCGCGAGCAGGACTCCGCGGTCTACGCCGGGTAG
- a CDS encoding complex I subunit 4 family protein, whose protein sequence is MRTSLPLLSLLVVLPALGAGVLRQFRRPERQRQAALGVAALTLLLTLGAVVLFEGGIPGVQLHESWFRVPGLGVELRMGVDGMSVLALVVTALLTLGLVAAGPRQLLDRGTLGALLLTESMTLGFFCAEDLALMTVFFIATLVPTGALLAREARARPEARTPRTFSVYMLVSTLPLVVATVLVGLRGWSSGAPAPFGLAELIAQGLPAAWHLPMFALLMLAVCVRMAVAPFHSWLPVLMARGPFGVGLLLVNAHAGLYLLVRVVMPLLPGEWSRGGVMLGTLGLCAALYGAVLALAQTDLRRVVGFLLTSQSGLLLAGLAIGNTQSISGALIQSVAAGIALTGLDLVVRAIEARTGTTDMTRLGGLVSRAPRLAAFFFLMGFGSLGFPGTLSFVGEDLLLHGILDTHPLVALPLLLTTAINGITFLRAFQRTFLGPPAHGQAALLETVEDLLPRERGMVFALFALVVMGGLVPGPLLHLRASQVESLAGPESSSSHHGESVSRGEVPSEALSLARP, encoded by the coding sequence ATGCGGACGTCCCTTCCCCTTCTCTCCCTCCTGGTGGTGTTGCCCGCGCTGGGCGCCGGAGTGTTGCGCCAGTTCCGGCGGCCCGAGCGTCAGCGCCAGGCGGCGCTCGGCGTGGCGGCGCTCACCCTGCTCCTGACGCTGGGCGCGGTGGTCCTCTTCGAGGGCGGCATCCCCGGCGTGCAGTTGCATGAGTCGTGGTTCCGCGTGCCGGGGCTCGGCGTGGAACTCCGGATGGGCGTGGATGGCATGAGCGTGCTGGCGCTGGTGGTCACCGCGCTGCTCACCCTGGGACTGGTGGCGGCCGGTCCGCGCCAGTTGCTCGACCGGGGCACGCTCGGCGCGCTGCTGCTCACCGAGAGCATGACCCTGGGCTTCTTCTGCGCCGAGGACCTGGCGCTGATGACCGTCTTCTTCATCGCCACCCTGGTGCCGACCGGCGCGCTGCTGGCGCGCGAGGCGCGGGCACGGCCCGAGGCCCGGACGCCGCGCACCTTCAGCGTCTACATGCTCGTGAGCACGCTGCCACTGGTGGTGGCCACCGTCCTGGTGGGCCTGCGGGGCTGGAGTTCCGGCGCGCCCGCGCCCTTCGGCCTGGCGGAGCTGATCGCCCAAGGGCTGCCGGCGGCGTGGCACCTGCCCATGTTCGCGTTGTTGATGCTGGCGGTGTGCGTGCGCATGGCGGTGGCGCCCTTCCACTCCTGGCTGCCCGTGCTCATGGCACGCGGCCCGTTCGGGGTGGGCCTGCTGCTGGTGAACGCGCACGCGGGGCTGTACCTGCTGGTGCGCGTGGTGATGCCGCTGTTGCCCGGGGAATGGAGCCGGGGTGGCGTGATGCTCGGAACGCTGGGCCTGTGCGCCGCCCTGTATGGCGCGGTGCTGGCGCTGGCGCAGACGGATCTGCGCCGCGTGGTGGGCTTCCTCCTGACGAGCCAGTCGGGCCTGCTGCTGGCGGGGCTCGCCATCGGCAACACGCAGAGCATCTCCGGCGCGCTCATCCAGAGCGTGGCCGCGGGCATCGCGCTCACGGGGTTGGACCTGGTGGTCCGCGCCATCGAGGCCCGCACGGGCACCACGGACATGACGCGGTTGGGAGGGCTCGTGAGCCGAGCCCCGCGCCTGGCGGCCTTCTTCTTCCTCATGGGCTTTGGCAGCCTCGGATTCCCGGGGACGCTGAGCTTCGTGGGCGAGGATCTGCTGCTGCACGGCATCCTGGACACCCACCCGCTGGTGGCGCTGCCCCTGCTGCTGACCACCGCCATCAACGGCATCACCTTCCTGCGCGCCTTCCAGCGCACCTTCCTCGGCCCACCCGCCCATGGCCAGGCGGCCCTGCTGGAGACGGTGGAGGACTTGTTGCCCCGGGAGCGGGGGATGGTGTTCGCGCTGTTCGCCCTGGTGGTGATGGGCGGACTGGTGCCGGGACCGCTGCTGCACCTGCGCGCCTCGCAGGTGGAGTCCCTGGCGGGCCCCGAGTCCTCCTCCAGTCACCACGGGGAGTCCGTGTCACGGGGAGAGGTGCCTTCCGAGGCGCTTTCCCTGGCACGTCCTTGA
- a CDS encoding PrsW family intramembrane metalloprotease, which yields MSWFTYGAAAALPPMLLLWYVHSRDKDPEPRGLLWRTFFWGAALCPPVILVTACVHGLAVRWGWHLQTWNTALLLAFLGIALPEQCARLLVLRLFVWNKPAFDEPLDGVVYGATVSLGFAMMENLFYVLATSEQAGPGLAALRAFTSVPQQAFTGIILGAFVGRARFDEDRARGTRRLASGLAAATLLQGAYGTILLGPLPFIPLTLLVIVLEVRWGRRLYKALQAEQLSTNPSVTDAPPASLPLAFPLSAKLRLHVGGAGLWCCAIAWVILLALLFGEPRPWDADTKERNTFSASVVFVSTIISLIVYRSGKRDLAWTGP from the coding sequence ATGTCCTGGTTCACGTACGGGGCCGCCGCGGCCCTGCCTCCCATGCTGTTGCTCTGGTACGTCCACTCACGGGACAAGGATCCCGAGCCGCGCGGGCTCCTGTGGCGCACGTTCTTCTGGGGTGCGGCCCTTTGCCCGCCCGTGATCCTCGTGACCGCCTGTGTCCATGGGCTGGCGGTTCGCTGGGGCTGGCATCTACAGACCTGGAACACGGCGCTGCTGCTGGCCTTCCTCGGTATCGCCCTGCCCGAACAGTGCGCCAGGCTGCTCGTGCTGCGCCTGTTCGTCTGGAACAAGCCCGCCTTCGACGAGCCCCTGGATGGTGTGGTGTATGGCGCCACGGTCTCGCTCGGCTTCGCGATGATGGAGAACCTCTTCTACGTGCTCGCGACCTCGGAGCAGGCGGGCCCGGGACTGGCGGCGCTTCGCGCCTTCACCTCCGTTCCCCAACAGGCCTTCACCGGCATCATCCTGGGAGCCTTCGTGGGCCGCGCCCGCTTCGACGAGGATCGCGCACGGGGCACCCGGCGGCTGGCCTCCGGGCTCGCCGCCGCCACCCTCCTGCAGGGAGCCTATGGCACCATCCTCCTGGGCCCCCTCCCCTTCATCCCGCTGACGCTCCTGGTGATTGTGCTCGAGGTGCGCTGGGGCCGGCGCCTCTACAAGGCGCTCCAGGCCGAGCAGTTGTCCACGAACCCCTCCGTGACGGACGCGCCCCCCGCCTCTCTTCCCCTAGCATTCCCCCTCAGCGCAAAGCTGCGCTTGCATGTGGGAGGGGCGGGACTGTGGTGCTGCGCGATCGCATGGGTGATTCTCCTCGCTCTGCTCTTCGGTGAACCCAGGCCCTGGGATGCGGACACGAAAGAGAGAAACACATTCTCCGCGTCCGTGGTGTTCGTATCCACGATCATCAGCCTGATCGTCTATCGCTCGGGAAAGAGAGACCTGGCCTGGACCGGCCCGTGA
- a CDS encoding glycoside hydrolase family 9 protein, producing MRKPFLTTPAALLMGLSSVVSPLAAQAQTFNYAEALQKSIWFYEAQRSGPLPSNNRVSWRGDSGLNDGADVGKDLTGGWYDAGDHVKFGLPMAASATLLAWSLYEYEEAYQQSGQRAALLDNLRWVNDYFIKAHTAPNELYGQVGAGNADHAWWGPAEVMQMARPAFKIDASCPGSDLAGETAAAMAASSIVFRESDPAYAATLLTHAKQLFSFADTYRGKYSDCITDAKSFYNSWSGYWDELSWAGAWLYLATAESSYLTKAEGYTAYWGNENQTPYWSYRWTHNWDDKHFGAQLLLARLTGKDIYKSSTERNLDYWTTGFNGERVRYSPGGLAWLDTWGSLRYAANASFLAFVYSDDIAASDPARATRYRDFADRQIRYMLGENPRNSSYVVGFGVNPPRNPHHRTAHGAWADSLSNPVESRHILYGALVGGPDASDAYVDDRSNYTANEVATDYNAAFTGALAKMYLLHGGTPDPTFPKRETPTTDEFYVEAGINVSGQNFTEIRSYVNNVSSWPARMGDKLSLRYFIDISEVIAAGGSAASLTVSMNYSQGAKVLPLKQWSGNIYYVTVDFTGTPVYPGGQSAFRKEAQFRIAAAVGAAWDPTNDPSYKNLTASAARTSLIPIYDNGVRIFGSEPGPIVVDTIPPALPVGLLAAAANPTQINLSWNANTEPDLAGYNVYRSTTSGFTPSASNRVASGLTAASYSDAGLKASTVYYYKITAVDTSGNESSASAQSSASTPAPDTLPPAAPAGLKATSASASQINLSWTASTEADLKGYNVYRSTTSGFTPSAANRIASGISATSYASTDLTASTAYYYKITAVDTSGNESPASTEVSATTQQAPASSLSVQYRDGDANSPTNNQARPHFRIANGGTASVPLSELKVRYYFTPDSGESVQVACDYANVNCSNVTSTVVQLPTPKTGASHYIEFGFTTGAGSVAAGRDTGEIQIRFNKSNWSNFDETNDYSFDPTKTSFSSTSKMTVFRSGVLVWGTEP from the coding sequence ATGCGTAAGCCTTTCCTGACAACCCCCGCCGCGCTGTTGATGGGCTTGTCGTCGGTCGTGAGTCCCCTGGCCGCGCAAGCGCAGACGTTCAACTACGCGGAGGCCCTGCAGAAATCCATCTGGTTCTACGAGGCCCAGCGCTCAGGTCCCCTCCCCAGCAACAACCGGGTGAGCTGGCGCGGCGACTCCGGCCTGAACGACGGCGCCGACGTGGGCAAGGATCTGACCGGCGGCTGGTACGACGCCGGCGACCACGTGAAGTTCGGCCTCCCCATGGCCGCCAGCGCGACCCTGCTGGCCTGGTCCCTCTACGAGTACGAGGAGGCCTACCAGCAGAGCGGCCAGCGCGCCGCGCTCCTGGACAACCTGCGCTGGGTCAATGACTACTTCATCAAGGCGCATACCGCTCCGAACGAGCTGTATGGCCAGGTGGGCGCGGGCAATGCGGATCACGCCTGGTGGGGGCCGGCCGAGGTGATGCAGATGGCCCGGCCCGCCTTCAAGATCGACGCGTCCTGCCCTGGCTCGGACCTGGCCGGTGAGACGGCCGCGGCCATGGCCGCCTCGTCCATCGTGTTCCGGGAGTCCGATCCGGCCTACGCGGCCACCTTGTTGACGCACGCCAAACAGCTCTTCTCCTTCGCGGACACCTACCGGGGCAAGTACTCCGACTGCATCACGGACGCGAAGTCCTTCTACAACTCCTGGAGTGGCTACTGGGATGAGCTGAGCTGGGCGGGTGCCTGGCTGTACCTGGCCACCGCGGAGAGCAGCTACCTGACGAAGGCCGAGGGCTATACCGCCTACTGGGGCAACGAGAATCAGACGCCCTACTGGAGCTACCGGTGGACGCACAACTGGGATGACAAGCACTTCGGTGCCCAGCTCCTGCTCGCCCGCCTCACGGGCAAGGACATCTACAAGTCCTCCACGGAGCGCAACCTGGATTACTGGACCACCGGCTTCAACGGCGAGCGCGTCCGCTACTCGCCGGGTGGGCTCGCCTGGCTGGATACGTGGGGCAGCCTGCGCTACGCCGCGAACGCCTCGTTCCTCGCCTTCGTCTACTCCGACGACATCGCCGCCAGCGATCCGGCCAGGGCCACGCGCTACCGTGACTTCGCCGACCGGCAGATCCGCTACATGCTCGGCGAGAACCCCCGCAACTCGAGCTACGTGGTGGGCTTCGGCGTGAACCCGCCCCGCAATCCGCACCACCGCACGGCGCACGGCGCTTGGGCCGACTCCCTCTCCAACCCGGTCGAGAGCCGGCACATCCTGTACGGCGCCCTGGTGGGCGGTCCGGACGCGTCGGATGCCTACGTGGATGACCGGTCCAACTACACCGCGAACGAGGTCGCCACGGACTACAACGCGGCCTTCACCGGCGCGCTGGCCAAGATGTACCTCCTGCACGGCGGTACGCCCGACCCCACCTTCCCGAAGCGGGAGACGCCCACCACGGACGAATTCTACGTGGAGGCCGGCATCAACGTGTCCGGCCAGAACTTCACGGAGATCCGCTCGTACGTCAACAACGTCTCGAGCTGGCCCGCCCGCATGGGTGACAAGCTGTCCCTGCGCTACTTCATCGACATTTCCGAGGTTATCGCCGCCGGAGGTTCCGCCGCGAGCCTGACCGTGTCGATGAACTACAGCCAGGGCGCCAAGGTCCTGCCGCTCAAGCAGTGGTCCGGCAACATCTACTACGTCACGGTCGACTTCACCGGCACGCCCGTCTACCCCGGTGGTCAGTCCGCGTTCCGCAAGGAGGCCCAGTTCCGCATCGCCGCCGCGGTGGGCGCTGCCTGGGATCCGACCAATGACCCGTCCTACAAGAACCTGACCGCTTCCGCGGCGAGGACGTCCCTCATTCCCATCTACGACAACGGTGTGCGCATCTTCGGCTCCGAGCCCGGCCCCATCGTGGTCGACACCATCCCCCCCGCGCTCCCGGTCGGTCTGCTGGCCGCCGCGGCCAATCCCACGCAGATCAACCTGAGCTGGAACGCGAACACCGAGCCGGACCTGGCGGGCTACAACGTCTACCGCTCCACCACGAGCGGCTTCACGCCCTCGGCCTCCAACCGGGTCGCCAGCGGCCTCACGGCCGCCTCCTACTCCGACGCCGGTCTCAAGGCCTCGACCGTCTACTATTACAAGATCACCGCCGTCGACACGTCTGGCAATGAGTCCTCCGCGTCCGCGCAGTCCTCCGCGTCCACGCCCGCCCCGGATACCCTTCCGCCCGCGGCTCCGGCGGGTCTGAAGGCCACCTCGGCCAGCGCCAGCCAGATCAACCTGTCCTGGACCGCCAGCACCGAGGCCGACCTGAAGGGCTACAACGTCTACCGCTCCACGACGAGCGGCTTCACGCCCTCGGCCGCCAACCGGATCGCCAGCGGCATCTCGGCCACCTCCTACGCCAGCACCGACCTGACGGCCTCGACCGCCTACTATTACAAGATCACGGCCGTGGACACGTCCGGCAACGAGTCTCCCGCGTCCACGGAAGTCTCCGCGACCACGCAGCAGGCGCCCGCCTCCAGCCTCTCGGTGCAGTACCGCGACGGTGATGCCAATTCGCCGACCAACAACCAGGCCCGGCCCCACTTCCGGATCGCCAACGGGGGAACGGCCAGCGTTCCGCTCTCGGAGCTCAAGGTCCGCTACTACTTCACGCCGGACTCCGGCGAGTCGGTGCAGGTCGCGTGTGACTACGCCAACGTGAACTGCTCGAACGTCACCTCCACCGTGGTCCAGTTGCCCACGCCGAAGACGGGGGCCTCGCATTACATCGAGTTCGGCTTCACCACGGGCGCCGGCTCGGTGGCCGCGGGCCGCGACACGGGCGAGATCCAGATCCGGTTCAACAAGAGCAACTGGTCCAACTTCGACGAGACGAACGACTACTCGTTCGACCCCACCAAGACCTCGTTCTCCTCGACGAGCAAGATGACCGTGTTCCGCAGCGGCGTCCTCGTCTGGGGCACCGAGCCGTAA
- a CDS encoding BMP family lipoprotein translates to MRPSLSTLLLASSLLLACKSAKEEPAPAVAPPTAASAPAAVKPAPKTTRVGLVLSLGGRGDQSFNDSALRGLEEWAAGVKYEGGGYKDLTPEERQASLQGSLGQDLARRDSPVEPLGITPVVLQSRVAEDYEPNLQLLADQGVPLSLAVGFQLENAVETAAKRDPEMHFLLVDSPLLSAQGEPYTLPNVRTVVFREEEGCYLVGALAGLATKTNKVGFVGGMEIPLVKRYEAGFRAGVAATNPKATVVANYTGSFTHFALGKQVGQDLLTKGMDVIFAAAGVDGLGAIQAVKEARDEGKVVYVLGVDSDPSHLAPKAVLSAVIKRVDLVVYEAVRDQVRGQFRGGTQTLGLKEGGIAYAPVRLDFPGKDEALRTLESLKAKIIAGEIQVPTHPSQLPASKPRP, encoded by the coding sequence ATGCGCCCGAGCCTCTCGACCCTGCTCCTCGCGTCGTCCCTGCTCCTGGCCTGCAAGAGCGCCAAGGAGGAACCCGCCCCAGCGGTGGCCCCGCCCACCGCCGCGTCCGCCCCGGCGGCCGTGAAACCCGCGCCGAAGACGACGCGGGTGGGCCTCGTGCTCAGCCTCGGAGGACGGGGGGATCAGTCCTTCAACGACTCGGCCCTGCGGGGGCTGGAGGAGTGGGCCGCGGGCGTGAAGTACGAGGGGGGCGGCTACAAGGACCTCACCCCCGAGGAGCGACAGGCCTCGCTCCAGGGCTCGTTGGGCCAGGATCTGGCCCGGCGCGACTCGCCGGTGGAGCCGCTCGGCATCACCCCGGTCGTCCTCCAGAGCCGCGTGGCGGAGGACTACGAGCCCAACCTGCAACTGCTCGCGGACCAGGGCGTGCCGCTGTCGCTCGCGGTGGGCTTCCAGTTGGAGAACGCGGTGGAGACGGCCGCGAAGCGCGACCCGGAGATGCACTTCCTGCTCGTGGACAGCCCGCTCTTGTCGGCCCAGGGTGAGCCGTACACCCTGCCCAACGTGCGCACCGTCGTCTTCCGTGAGGAGGAGGGCTGCTACCTCGTGGGCGCGCTGGCGGGACTCGCGACGAAGACGAACAAGGTGGGCTTCGTGGGCGGCATGGAGATACCGCTCGTCAAACGCTACGAGGCGGGCTTCCGCGCCGGCGTGGCGGCCACCAACCCCAAGGCCACGGTGGTGGCCAACTACACCGGGAGCTTCACCCACTTCGCCCTGGGCAAGCAGGTGGGGCAGGATCTGCTGACCAAGGGCATGGACGTCATCTTCGCCGCGGCGGGTGTGGATGGACTGGGCGCCATCCAGGCGGTGAAGGAAGCGCGAGACGAGGGGAAGGTCGTCTACGTGCTGGGCGTGGACTCGGATCCCTCCCATCTGGCGCCCAAGGCCGTGCTGTCCGCGGTCATCAAGCGCGTGGACCTGGTGGTGTACGAGGCCGTGCGCGATCAGGTGCGCGGCCAGTTCCGGGGCGGCACCCAGACCCTGGGCCTCAAGGAGGGCGGCATCGCCTATGCCCCGGTGCGGCTGGACTTCCCCGGCAAGGACGAGGCGCTGCGCACGCTGGAGTCGCTCAAGGCGAAGATCATCGCCGGGGAGATCCAGGTGCCCACCCACCCGTCACAGCTCCCGGCCTCCAAGCCGCGACCCTGA